A single Phoenix dactylifera cultivar Barhee BC4 chromosome 1, palm_55x_up_171113_PBpolish2nd_filt_p, whole genome shotgun sequence DNA region contains:
- the LOC120111278 gene encoding protein ROOT INITIATION DEFECTIVE 3-like yields MASFWREVILTSSPDKPITAHDPLTGTLLAHFSGSRPPRKGLALAGNTLIAASHISAAAAGFIRLYNWWSSAALHCIQAPEPVAPLAATPDGSYLFSGGLSGCIHAFSLPSGDLCRSFRAHRQAVSCLVINDDGSLLISGGDDGTIAIFPILRLLDDASNEEDPAQLALNQFSAHGSSVTGIAAGPGGCNATVVSSSLDCTCKLWSLADGVKLRTVQFLCAIWCVAVDPTSSEFYAGGSDGRIYVVPLRVGGRKLRDAGAEVTAWESERNGAVMAVAMAHGHQNLISASEDGIIRIWDVESRSVVRIIGLAGGALSDLIVVKGINAINGARKGDEVVSNGRFCEREMGRNVNELRDVDECLSVAVKDRSRAIDKLEAVIDIYKRLLGLLLKEAKRENGKEEANKTDYFT; encoded by the coding sequence AAAGGGCTCGCCCTCGCTGGCAACACCCTCATTGCCGCCTCGCACATTTCAGCCGCTGCTGCAGGCTTTATTAGGCTCTACAACTGGTGGTCCTCCGCCGCTCTCCACTGCATCCAAGCCCCCGAACCAGTAGCTCCCCTTGCTGCGACTCCAGACGGCTCCTACCTTTTCTCTGGGGGCCTCTCTGGCTGCATCCATGCCTTCTCTCTTCCCTCCGGTGATCTGTGCCGCTCGTTTCGGGCACACCGCCAGGCTGTGTCGTGTCTCGTCATCAACGACGATGGCTCTCTACTAATATCGGGCGGTGATGATGGCACCATAGCAATATTCCCAATCCTTCGACTTCTAGATGATGCCTCCAATGAAGAGGATCCTGCCCAACTTGCATTGAACCAATTCTCTGCGCATGGCTCGTCGGTGACAGGCATCGCTGCAGGGCCAGGCGGATGCAATGCTACTGTAGTTTCAAGCTcgcttgattgcacttgtaagCTTTGGAGCCTGGCAGATGGTGTCAAGCTGCGAACTGTGCAATTCCTGTGCGCAATTTGGTGTGTTGCTGTGGATCCTACTAGTTCTGAGTTCTATGCTGGTGGATCAGATGGGAGGATATATGTTGTACCACTAAGAGTAGGAGGAAGAAAGCTACGAGATGCTGGAGCAGAGGTTACAGCATGGGAATCAGAGCGGAATGGAGCAGTGATGGCAGTGGCAATGGCACACGGGCATCAGAACTTGATATCAGCTTCCGAAGATGGGATCATAAGGATTTGGGATGTAGAGAGCAGATCGGTGGTTCGGATTATTGGACTTGCGGGGGGTGCCCTTAGCGATCTTATAGTGGTGAAAGGGATCAATGCGATCAATGGAGCTCGAAAGGGAGATGAAGTCGTGTCCAATGGGCGGTTTTGTGAGAGGGAGATGGGTAGAAATGTTAATGAGCTGAGAGATGTGGATGAATGCTTGAGTGTAGCAGTGAAGGACAGGAGTAGGGCCATTGACAAGCTTGAGGCTGTGATAGACATCTACAAGAGGCTCTTGGGTCTCCTTCTCAAAGAAGCCAAGAGAGAAAATGGTAAAGAGGAAGCCAACAAGACGGACTACTTTACGTAA
- the LOC120111282 gene encoding alpha-ketoglutarate-dependent dioxygenase alkB homolog 3-like: MKSPNKVLYLGEQQNMLEGDNVDEQVYEPNLDDVQDSDNDCAYEDHHVGCIRSTLGVIRCALTQPKETDDLHRSTIFHTYIKCGTKDCKVIIDSGSCINAVSISIVSRLGLKPTPHPNPYKVSWVDTSSIAINERCLVPIQFLSYEDDVWCDIVPMDMGHIILGCPSLFERDVTIFGPRDTCYVASEGFTELKYSGYQPHAYSWDDYPVLKDILKAVHEALPGSKFNSLLLNRYKSGSDYVAWHSDDEKLYGPTPEIASVSFGCEREFLLRKKPAKTPQAARGAEKSAGKRPKGSPSDQHGFVLRHGSLLVMRGYTQRDWVHSIPKRVKANSVRINLTFRLVPT; the protein is encoded by the exons ATGAAGAGTCCTAACAAGGTCCTCTATCTTGGGGAGCAGCAAAACATGCTCGAGGGAGATAATGTCGACGAGCAAGTCTATGAGCCCAATCTCGATGACGTGCAGGATAGTGACAATGATTGTGCTTATGAGGACCATCATGTAGGATGCATTCGGTCCACCCTAGGAGTCATCAGATGTGCTTTGACCCAACCTAAGGAGACCGATGACTTGCATCGAAGCACAATCTTCCACACATACATcaaatgtgggactaaagattGCAAAGTGATTATCGATAGCGGCAGTTGTATCAATGCGGTTTCAATTAGCATTGTGTCCCGCCTAGGATTGAAACCAACTCCTCATCCAAATCCTTACAAAGTATCTTGGGTTGATACTTCTTCTATTGCCATCAATGAAAGGTGTCTTGTTCCTATCCAATTCCTTTCCTATGAGGATGATGTTTGGTGTGACATTGTACCAATGGACATGGGGCACATTATCTTGGGCTGCCCATCGCTCTTCGAGCGAGACGTGACTATTTTTGGAC CCAGGGACACATGCTATGTTGCAAGTGAAGGGTTTACAGAATTAAAATATAGTGGGTATCAGCCTCATGCATATTCTTGGGATGACTACCCTGTGCTTAAAGACATTCTGAAGGCG GTCCATGAGGCACTTCCAGGAAGTAAATTTAATAGCTTGTTATTGAATAGATACAAGAGTGGCTCAGACTATGTGGCCTGGCATTCTGATGATGAGAAGTTGTATGGACCAACTCCAGAAATTGCATCAGTCTCCTTTGGATGCGAACGAGAATTTCTATTGAGGAAGAAGCCAGCCAAAACACCTCAAG CTGCTCgaggtgcagaaaaatcagcaggcAAGCGACCAAAGGGCAGCCCCTCAGACCAGCATGGCTTTGTGCTGAGGCATGGCTCTTTGCTAGTGATGAGAGGCTACACGCAGAGAGATTGGGTTCACTCAATACCCAAGCGCGTGAAAGCTAATTCTGTTAGGATCAACCTCACTTTCAGGCTTGTACCGACCTGA